Below is a window of Vibrio fortis DNA.
ACGTCTACTAGACGACGAGTTAGGTAACCCGAGTTCGCTGTTTTCAGTGCAGTATCCGCAAGACCCTTACGAGCACCGTGCGTTGAGATAAAGTACTGAAGTACGTTTAGACCTTCTTTAAAGTTCGCAGTGATCGGTGTCTCGATGATTGAGCCATCTGGACGTGCCATCAGACCACGCATACCTGCTAGCTGACGAATCTGAGCTGCAGAACCACGAGCGCCCGAGTCGGCCATCATGTAGATGCTGTTGAACGATTCTTGCTGCTCTTCTTCACCGTCACGGTTAATAACAGTTTCAGAAGATAGGTTATCCATCATCGCTTTCGCAACGCGGTCGTTCGTAGAAGCCCAGATATCGATAACTTTGTTGTAACGCTCACCCGCAGTAACAAGACCAGATTGGAATTGCTCTTGGATTTCGCGAACTTCTTCTTCAGCAGATTCGATCTCATCGTATTTCGCTTGAGGTACAACCATGTCGTTGATACCTACAGAAACACCAGAAAGTGCTGCGTATGCAAAACCTGCGTACATGATTTGGTCAGCAAAGACTACAGTGTCTTTCAGGCCAAGCTTACGATATGCCTCGTTAAGCAGGTTAGAAATCTGTTTCTTACCAAGCTTTTGGTTAACTAGGCTGAACGGTAGGCCCGCTGGAACGATTTGCCATAGCATTGCACGGCCGACAGTTGTATCAACCATCTTCGTTTCAGTTGTGCTGTTACCATCTTCGTCTTTAACAGTCTCAGTGATACGAACTTTAACGCGAGCGTGTAGCTCAGCAGTCTTAGTACGGTATGCCTTCTCAGCCTCTGCAGGGCCAGCAAGGTACATACCTTCGCCTTTCACGTTGATCTTGTCACGAGTCATGTAGTAAAGACCCAATACAACGTCCTGAGAAGGTACGATGATCGGATCACCTGACGCTGGCGACAGAATGTTGTTTGTCGACATCATCAGTGTACGTGCTTCAAGCTGTGCTTCTAGAGTTAGAGGCACGTGTACCGCCATTTGGTCACCATCGAAGTCGGCGTTGTATGCCGCACACACTAGTGGGTGAAGCTGGATCGCTTTACCTTCGATTAGTACTGGTTCAAACGCTTGGATACCTAGACGGTGAAGTGTAGGTGCACGGTTAAGCAGTACTGGGTGTTCGCGGATTACTTCGTCTAGGATATCCCAAACGATAGCTTCTTCGCGCTCTACCATCTTCTTAGCAGCTTTGATTGTCGTAGCCATGCCACGAGTCTCTAGCTTGCTGTAGATGAACGGCTTAAATAGCTCAAGTGCCATCTTCTTAGGAAGACCACACTGATGTAGACGAAGGTATGGACCTACTGTGATTACAGAACGGCCAGAGTAGTCTACACGTTTACCTAGAAGGTTCTGACGGAAACGACCTTGTTTACCCTTGATCATATCAGCAAGAGATTTCAGAGGACGCTTGTTAGAACCAGTGATCGCACGACCGCGACGACCGTTATCTAGAAGGGCATCAACAGACTCTTGCAGCATACGCTTTTCGTTACGTACGATGATGTCTGGAGCCGCTAGCTCTAGAAGACGCTTCAAACGGTTGTTACGGTTGATCACACGACGGTAAAGGTCGTTCAGATCTGAAGTCGCAAAACGACCGCCATCTAGAGGTACTAGAGGACGTAGATCTGGCGGAAGAACCGGAAGTACAGTCAGAATCATCCATTGCGGATCGTTACCCGATGCAATGAACGCTTCAACTAGCTTCAGGCGCTTAGTGATCTTCTTACGCTTAGTTTCAGAGTTAGTTGTTTCCAACTCTTCGCGCATTTCTTCCACTTCTTGATGAAGGTCCATTGTTGCAAGCAGATCTTTGATCGCTTCTGCACCCATCTTAGCAGTGAATTCATCACCCCACTCTTCTAGACGATCCAGATACTCTTCTTCAGTAAGCATCTGAGATTTTTCTAGATCAGTCATACCTGGTTCAGTTACTACGTACATTTCGAAGTAAAGAACACGTTCGATATCACGTAGAGGGATATCCATTAGTAGACCGATACGAGACGGTAGCGATTTTAGGAACCAGATGTGAGCAACTGGTGAAGCAAGCTCGATGTGGCCCATACGGTCACGACGAACTTTAGTTTGTGTAACTTCTACGCCACACTTCTCACAGATAACACCACGGTGTTTCAGACGCTTGTATTTGCCACAAAGACATTCGTAGTCTTTAACTGGACCAAAGATACGCGCACAGAACAGACCATCGCGCTCAGGTTTGAACGTACGATAGTTGATCGTCTCAGGTTTTTTAACTTCACCGAAAGACCATGAACGGATCATGTCTGGTGAAGATAGACCGATTTTGATTGCATCAAATTCTTCGGTCTTATGCTGCGCTTTTAGAAAGTTTAATAAGTCTTTCACAATCAGCTCCTGTAAGGAGTTAAAAGGAGCTCACCCGCAAAAGTGAGCACCTTCTACCAATAATCCCGTGGGGATTACTCTTCGTCTTCTAGCTCGATGTTAATACCTAGCGAGCGGATCTCTTTCAACAATACGTTGAACGATTCTGGCATGCCAGGTTCCATGCTATGGTTGCCATCTACGATGTTCTTATACATCTTAGTACGGCCGTTAACGTCATCCGACTTAACTGTTAGCATTTCTTGAAGCGTGTAAGCAGCACCGTATGCTTCTAGTGCCCATACTTCCATCTCACCGAAACGCTGACCACCGAACTGAGCTTTACCACCAAGTGGTTGCTGAGTTACTAGGCTGTAAGAACCAGTTGAACGAGCGTGCATCTTGTCATCAACAAGGTGGTTTAGTTTCAGCATGTACATGTAACCAACAGTTACAGGACGCTCAAACGCATCACCAGTACGACCATCAAACAGAGTTAGCTGACCAGATTCTGGTAGGTCACCCAGTTTAAGTAGTTCTTTGATTAACGCTTCAGAAGCACCGTCGAACACAGGAGTAGCAATCGGTAGACCGCCACGTAGGTTCTTGATCAGAGTACGAACTTGATCATCAGACAGTTCAGCAATGTCGACTTTCTGACGAGTATCACCAAGATCGTAAACCTTCTGTAGGAACTCACGGAACTTGTGCAGTTCTTGTTGTTCCTTAACCATTTGGTTGATCTTGTCACCGATACCTTTCGCAGCCAGACCTAAGTGTACTTCTAGGATCTGACCGATGTTCATACGCGATGGTACACCCAGTGGGTTTAGTACGATGTCGACAGGTTGACCTTTCTCATCGTATGGCATGTCTTCAACAGGGTTAATCTTAGAGATTACACCTTTGTTACCGTGACGACCCGCCATCTTATCACCAGGCTGGATGCGACGTTTAACTGCTAGGTAAACCTTAACAATCTTCAGTACGCCAGGCGCTAGATCATCACCTTGAGTGATCTTACGACGCTTAGTTTCAAACTTCTTATCGAAGTCAGCTTTTAGCTCATCCCACTGCTCAGCAAGTTGCTCAAGCTGTGATTGTAGCGCGTCGTCTTCTAGTGCTTGCTCTAGCCACTTCTTGCGGCCGATTGCATCAAGCTTAGCTTCAGAGTAACCACCAGACAGAAGAACAGCTTTAACACGGTTAAGAAGGCCACCCTCAAGAATTTGGAACTCTTCAGTTAGGTCTTTCTTAGCTTCTTTCAGCTGCATCTGTTCGATTTCAAGTGCACGCTTGTCTTTCTCTACGCCATCGCGAGTGAAGACTTGTACATCGATGATCGTACCTGAAACAGAGTTTGGTACACGTAGAGAAGTATCTTTAACATCAGATGCTTTCTCACCGAAGATCGCACGTAGTAGCTTCTCTTCAGGAGTCAGTTGAGTTTCACCTTTAGGTGTTACTTTACCAACTAGGATGTCGCCACCCTTAACTTCAGCACCAATGTAAACGATACCTGACTCGTCTAGTTTAGACAGAGCAGACTCACCTACGTTTGGAATATCAGCTGTGATCTCTTCAGAGCCCAGCTTAGTATCACGAGCCACACAAGATAGTTCTTGGATGTGGATAGTCGTGAAACGGTCTTCTTGAACTACGCGCTCAGATACTAAGATCGAGTCTTCGAAGTTGTAGCCGTTCCAAGGCATGAATGCGATACGCATGTTTTGACCAAGAGCTAGCTCACCAAGGTCTGTTGAAGGACCGTCAGCTAGTACGTCGCCACGTGATACAGGTTCACCTGGAAGCACAGTAGGACGTTGGTTAATACATGTGTTTTGGTTAGAACGCGTGTACTTAGTTAGGTTGTAGATGTCGATACCAGCTTCGCCAGGTACTAGCTCATCTTCGTTAACCTTAACTACGATACGAGAAGCGTCTACAGACTGAATCATACCACCACGTTTAGCTACGGCTGTTACACCAGAGTCTACTGCGATGTTACGTTCGATACCTGTACCAACTAGAGGCTTATCAGCTTTTAGAGTTGGAACTGCTTGACGTTGCATGTTCGCACCCATCAATGCACGGTTCGCATCATCGTGTTCTAGGAACGGGATAAGCGATGCAGCGATAGATACTACTTGGTTTGTCGCAACGTCCATGTAGTCAACGTGGTCGCGTGGGTGAAGACCAGATTCACCTTTTTGACGAGCAGTGATTAGCTCATCAGCGAACGTACCTTCTTCAGTAAGAACGGTGTTCGCCTGCGCGATTACAAATTGACCTTCCTGGATTGCAGATAGGTAATCTACTTCGTCTGTTACAACACCATCTACTACGCGACGGTACGGAGTCTCTAGGAAACCGTAGTCGTTACAACGCGCGAATGCAGATAGCGAGTTAATTAGACCGATGTTTGGACCTTCAGGCGTTTCGATCGGACATAGACGACCGTAGTGAGTTACGTGTACGTCACGTACTTCGAAGCCTGCGCGTTCACGAGTTAGACCACCTGGACCTAAAGCAGAAATACGACGCTTGTGCGTTACTTCTGACAATGGGTTGTTTTGGTCCATGAACTGCGAAAGCTGTGAAGAGCCAAAGAATTCTTTAACAGCAGCAGAAATAGGCTTAGCGTTGATTAGGTCTTGAGGCATGATTGCATCAAGATCACCAAGGCTTAGGCGCTCTTTAACAGCACGTTCTACACGAACTAGACCAACACGGAATTGGTTCTCTGCCATTTCACCTACTGAACGGATACGACGGTTACCTAGGTGGTCGATATCATCAACTTCACCTTTACCGTTACGGATAGCGATCAGTTTCTTCATCACTTCGATGATGTCTGATTCGTCTAGCGTACCGCGCTCTTCTTCTTCTTCACGCTCGATAGAGCTGTTGAACTTCATACGGCCTACAGTTGATAGGTCGTAGCGTTCTTCAGAGAAGAATAGGCTTTCGAATAGAGCTTCTGCAGCTTCTTTTGTTGGTGGCTCGCCAGGGCGCATCATGCGGTAGATTTCTACAAGCGCAGAGATGCGATCTACAGTGCTGTCTGCACGTAGAGTGTCTGACATGAATGGACCATGGTCTAGGTCATTCGTGAACAGTACTTCTAGAGCTTTGTGACCTGCTTGAGATAGGTTAGCAAGTGCCTCTAGGCTGATCTCTTGGTTAGCACCAACAATGATCTCGCCAGTTGCTTCGTTGATGTAATCTTTCGATGCAACTTTACCAACGATGTACTCTACTGGTACTTCGATGTGTTCAACGCCATCTTTCTCAAGTTGACGGATGTGACGAGCAGTAACACGACGACCAGTTTCAACGTAAACTTTACCGTCTGCTTCGATATCGAATGACGCAGTTTCACCACGTAGACGATCTGGAACCAACTCCATTAGTAGAGTTTGGTCTTTCACTTCGAAGTTCACTTTCTCGAAGAATAGATCTAGGATCTCTTCTGTCGATTTACCTAGTGCACGAAGGATGATCGAAGCTGGTAGCTTACGACGACGGTCGATACGTACGAATAAGTTGTCCTTAGGATCGAACTCAAAGTCTAACCATGAGCCACGGTAAGGAATTACACGTGCGTTATAAAGAACTTTACCTGATGAGTGGGTTTTACCCTTATCACTGTCGAAGAACACGCCTGGGCTTCGGTGCAGCTGGGATACGATAACCCTCTCGGTACCATTGATTACGAAAGTACCATTGTCTGTCATAAGCGGAATTTCGCCCATGTAGACTTCTTGTTCTTTAATGTCTTTTACAGTACCTGCTGGCGCATCTTTATCAAAGATAACTAGACGTAGTTTAACGCGTAGTGGCTTTGAGTAAGTTACACCGCGGATTTGACATTCTTTAACGTCAAAAACTGGCTCACCAAGACGGTAGCTAACGTATTGCAGCTCAGAATTGCCGTTGTAGCTCTGAATTGGGAATACAGAACGAAAAGCAGCCTCAAGACCGTATTGACCTTCAGGATCCTGTTCGATGAATTTGTCGAAAGAATCAAGCTGGATCGATAACAGGTATGGAATGTCCAAAACTTGTGGACGAGTACCAAAGTCCTTACGGATGCGCTTTTTCTCGGTATAAGAGTAAACCATGGGGTTCCTCAGCTCGCTGATAAGTGACCCAAACTACCCGAAACACTCCTCGGAGGGGGTAGTGACTAACAGCTGTTTACTGTAGTGAACGACTATCTTGGAAAGGTAATCGTTTTTTTGCTCAGGTTATGACGTTTAAACAGCGGGAAAATTCGTCATAGCCCTACAGCGCAAAAAGGCCGGTGGTTATTTAACCACCAGCCAATAGCCGTTAGGCTAAGAAATTAAGTAATAATTACTTAACTTCAACAGAAGCGCCTGCTTCTTCTAGCTGTGCTTTAAGAGCTTCAGCTTCAGCTTTGTCAACGCCTTCTTTTAGAGGTGCTGGAGCTGAGTCTACAAGACCTTTAGCTTCTTTAAGACCTAGGCCAGTTGCGCCACGTACAGCTTTGATAACTTGTACTTTGTTAGAACCAGCAGAAGTTAGGATAACGTCGAATTCAGTTTGCTCAGCAGCAGCTTCGCCACCAGCAGCGCCGCCAGCTACAACAGCAGCTGCAGCAGATACGCCGAATTTCTCTTCCATAGCTTCGATAAGCTCAACAACTTGCATTACAGACATTTCTGCAACTGCATCTAGGATTTGCTCGTTAGTAATAGACATAACAATTCTCTTTTAAGTCAACAATAAGTTTAATTAGCAACCAGTGAAAAGCAAGGCTTATGCCGCAGCTTCTTCTTTTTGGTCACGTAGTGCAGCGATAGTACGAACCAGCTTGCCAGCAGAAGCTTCTTTCATGCACATCATTAGGCGTGCGATTGCTTCGTCGTAAGTTGGTAGTGTCGCTAGTACTTCAGCATCAGTAACTGCGCCTTCAAATGCAGCAGCTTTGATCTCGAAATCTTTGTTCTCTTTAGCGAAGTCTTTGAAAAGACGCGCTGCAGCACCTGGGTGCTCGTTAGAGAACGCGATCAGAGTTGGACCAGTGAAAGTGTCAGTTAGACACTCGTAGTCTGTACCCTGAACCGCACGGCGTGCTAGTGTGTTACGAACAACTTTCATGTAAACACCCGCTTCGCGAGCTTGTTTACGTAGAGAAGTCATTGCGCCAACTTCAACGCCACGAGAATCAGCTACAACTGCAGAAAGTGCACCATTAGCTGCTTCGTTGACTTCAGCAACAATTGCTTTTTTGTCTTGAAGATTTAAAGCCATTTGGATTAACCTCTGGTTGTGATTACAGCACTCATCACAGTGTGTCATGAGCGTTTACGATGCTAATAAACATGAATCACTTCATTTAAATTAGGCACCGCCTACGTAGGTTTTATTAAGCTATAACTCCGAAGAGTACAGCGCCTACGGTCTTGGGATAGATGATTTGAATTGCTTCAGAAATCACCCAACCACAAATATTAGGCGCAGAAGTATACACTAAATCTGCGCCTAAGCAAATTAGTTTGCTTGAGTGTTCAGGCTAGCCTGATCAACAGCAACACCAGCACCCATAGTAGTAGAGATGCTTACTTTCTTCAGGAAAGTACCTTTCGCTGAAGAAGGCTTAGCTTTCTTAAGAGCAACTAGCAGAGCTTCAAGGTTTTCTTGAATCTGGTTAGCTTCGAAAGATGCTTTACCGATAGTAGTGTGGATGATGCCGTTCTTGTCGTTACGGTAACGAACCTGACCAGCTTTAGCGTTCTTAACAGCTTCAGCAACGTTAGGAGTTACAGTACCAACTTTAGGGTTTGGCATAAGGCCGCGTGGACCTAGGATAGTACCTAGTTGACCAACAACGCGCATTGCATCTGGAGAAGCAACAACTACGTCGAAGTTCATTTCGCCTTTCTTCACTTGCTCAGCAAGATCTTCCATACCAACAACATCTGCGCCAGCTTCTTTAGCTGCTTCTGCGTTTGCACCTTGAGTGAACACAGCAACGCGGATTTCACGGCCAGTACCGTGAGGTAGCACAGTAGCGCCACGTACGTTTTGGTCAGATTTACGAGCATCGATGCCTAGGTTAACAGCAACATCAACAGACTCAACGAATTTAGCAGTAGCTAGTTCTTTAAGAAGAGCAACAGCTTCGTTGATTTCGTACTCTTTAGTTACGTCAACTTTTTCGCGGATTACGCGCATACGCTTAGTAAGTTTTGCCATCTTATTAACCCTCTACCACTAGGCCCATTGAACGAGCAGTACCAGCGATTGAACGCTTCATTGCTTCGATGTCAGCACCAGTCATATCAGCAGCTTTAGTTTCTGCGATTTCTTGGATTTGAGCGTCAGTTACAGTACCCACTTTTTCAGTGTTTGGACGACCTGAACCAGACTTAACGCCAGCAGCTTTCTTAAGAAGAACAGCAGCAGGTGGAGTCTTAGTTACGAACGTGAAAGAACGGTCGTTGTATACAGTAATAACTACTGGAGTCGGTAGACCTTTCTCAACAGATTCTGTTTTTGCGTTGAACGCTTTACAGAATTCCATGATGTTAACACCGTGTTGACCTAGAGCAGGACCAACCGGTGGCGACGGGTTTGCCATACCAGCTGCAACTTGCAGTTTGATATAAGCTTCAACTTTCTTAGCCATGATATTTCCTAATATTTGGGTACATGCGCTAGCCGTAAGGCAAGCTCCCCATAATTTCAATTAAGCTTTTTACTTCCTCAGAAGTAAAAAGGCGCGAAATTATAATCATAATTCGCGCCTTAAACAACCCTAAAAAGGTGATTTTTTATACTCTTTTAATTTGAACAAGTTGCCAATAAGTTATCCACAACTTTGTTCAACTATTCGAGTCTTAGTCCAGTTTCTCAACCTGACCAAATTCAAGCTCAACAGGTGTTGCACGACCGAAGATCGATACAGATACCTTAATGCGGCTCTTCTCGTAATCCACTTCTTCAACAGTACCGTTGAAGTCAGCAAATGGACCATCGTTCACACGAACCACTTCACCAGCTTCGAACATAGTCTTAGGACGTGGAGCTTCGCTCGCTTTCTCTAGACGGTTCAGAATCGCATCAGCTTCTTTGTCAGTGATTGGTGCAGGACGATCAGAGGTACCACCAATGAAGCCCATAACACGCGGAATGCTGCGTACTAAGTGCCATGATTCGTCATTCATGATCATCTGAACTAATACGTAGCCAGGGAAGAATTTACGTTCACTCTTACGACGTTGACCCGCGCGCATTTCCACTACTTCTTCAGTAGGTACTAGCACATCGCCAAACAGTTCTTCCATGTTGTGCATTTTAATATGTTCGCGTAGCGATTGAGCCACACGACCTTCAAAGCCAGAGAAGGCTTGAACTACATACCAACGTTTTTTTGGAGCTTCACTCATGAATCAGAACCCTCTATACCCCAGTCACAAAGGCAACAAGACGAACCATAATGCCGTCAATGCCCCATAGTGCTAGAGCCATAACAATACTTACAGCTAGAACGATCAATGTTGTTTGCATAGTTTCTTGGCGAGTAGGCCAAACCACTTTACGAATCTCCATACGAGATTCTTTTGCAAATTCGATCGCAGCTTTACCTTTAGTTGTCGTTGCTGCAACGCCTAGTGCGGCAGCAATCAGCACAACTACACCTGCAGCGCGAATTACAACTGATAATTCACCATACAGGTAATTACCCACAACAGCGGCGGCTAGCAGAACAAAAGCGACAATCCACTTCATTGTATCTGCTGCACTTGAGCTATCAGGAGTCTCAGCGTTTGCTTTCATAAAACCAACCTGTGATAAGTCTTAAATATAGACGACAATAACCCCGCTGTTGCAGGGCACATTCCTTTGCGTTGCAGAACAACACATCTAACAGTCATTTTAGTCAAAAATGATCGTTTTATTCTTTGCTAAGAGACAAAGTTGCTGTGATTTCACGCAACTCTTTTTTTAGCGCAGAAAAAGGGCATCAAATGATGCCCTTTTTACTAGTGGTTCGTCAAATCTTATGCAAAGATTTTAGCTACAACACCAGCACCTACAGTACGGCCACCTTCACGGATAGCGAAACGTAGGCCTTCGTCCATTGCGATTGGAGCGATTAGCTCAACAGTCATTTGAACGTTATCACCTGGCATTACCATCTCTACGCCTTCTGGTAGAGTGATGTCGCCTGTTACGTCAGTTGTACGGAAGTAGAACTGTGGACGGTAACCTTTGAAGAAAGGAGTGTGACGGCCGCCTTCATCTTTAGAAAGTACGTACACTTCTGACTCAAATTTAGTGTGTGGGTTGATAGAACCTTTAGCAGATAGTACTTGACCACGTTCAACTTCGTCACGCTTAGTACCACGTAGAAGTGCACCAACGTTCTCACCTGCACGACCTTCGTCAAGAAGCTTACGGAACATCTCAACACCAGTACAAGTAGTCATTGTTGTTTCTTTGATACCAACGATTTCTACTTCGTCACCTACGCGTAGGATACCACGCTCGATACGACCAGTTACAACAGTACCACGACCTTGGATCGAGAATACGTCTTCGATTGGTAGTAGGAACGGTTGGTCTACTGCACGCTCTGGCTCTGGGATGTAAGAATCTAGTGCTTCTGCAAGCTCAACGATCTTGTCTTCCCATTGCTTCTCGCCGTTTAGTGCGCCAAGAGCTGAACCTTGGATTACTGGTAGGTCATCACCTGGGAATTCGTACTCAGAAAGAAGTTCACGAACTTCCATTTCTACTAGTTCTAGTAGCTCTTCGTCATCAACCATGTCACATTTGTTCATGAATACGATGATGTAAGGGATACCAACTTGACGACCAAGTAGGATGTGCTCACGAGTTTGAGGCATTGGGCCGTCAGTCGCAGCAACAACTAGGATACCGCCGTCCATTTGTGCAGCACCAGTGATCATGTTTTTAACATAATCCGCGTGTCCTGGACAGTCTACGTGTGCGTAGTGACGTGATGGAGTGTCGTACTCAACGTGAGAAGTTGCGATTGTGATACCGCGCTCACGCTCTTCTGGAGCGTTATCGATAGATGCGAAGTCTTTCGCTTCACCACCGTACACTTTTGCAAGTGTAGTACAGATAGCAGCAGTTAGAGTTGTTTTACCGTGGTCAACGTGGCCGATAGTACCAACGTTTACGTGCGGTTTCGTACGTTCAAATTTTTCTTTAGACATGGGGTGTCCCTCTAGGTACGGATTAAGTGGCTTTGATGACCACGCAACCAAAAAAAATGGTTTTTTTTAATTTAAAGGAGAAAGAAGCTTTAGACTGGTGCTGATACCCAGATTTGAACTGGGGACCTCACCCTTACCAAGGGTGCGCTCTACCGACTGAGCTATATCAGCACACAAATTTGAGTTGGAGCGTGCAGCGGGAATCGAACCCGCATCATCAGCTTGGAAGGCTGAGGTAATAGCCATTATACGATGCACGCAACACGTAACTCTGTTTGAGCTATTTAACCTTTAGAATATGGTGGAGGGGGACGGATTCGAACCATCGAAGGCAGTGCCGGCAGATTTACAGTCTGCTCCCTTTGGCCACTCGGGAACCCCTCCAAATTTTTAAGCTTTCTTCTCGCTCCCTTAGGAGGTAAGAAAGTGGTGCCGACTACCGGAATCGAACTGGTGACCTACTGATTACAAGTCAGTTGCTCTACCTACTGAGCTAAGTCGGCACAAGTGGGGCGCATTTTATTGAATGATTTTCCACCTTGCAATAGTAAATTGAAAAAAAATGGAAAAATCTAATAAGTAATGAAATTTAGCGGGTATTTCTTATTAAGTTTGTACCTTTAATCCACATCTCTCTCACGAATATATTTTATTTATTCATCGCATGATGTATTTTCCATGCACTTGTTTTGTAACCCACTATAGAGTTTTTATGAGCCCATTTATGTCATTTGACCGCGAACGCTGGTCTGAACTAAGAAATTTAGTTCCCATGACACTGTCTGAGAATGACTTAAAAGAGCTTCAAGGGATCAATGAAAAATTGACGATGGAAGAAGCGGTAGAGATCTACCTTCCCCTTTCTCGTCTATTAAACCTCTATGTGGCTGCAAGACAGAACCGCAACTCTGTACTTCAACAATTTCTGGACAAAGACGAGAAAGCGCCCCCTTTTGTGATTGGAATTGCAGGCAGTGTTGCTGTGGGGAAAAGCACAACGGCTCGACTACTGAAAGCACTACTCTCTCGCTGGGATAATCACCCAAAGGTCGAATTAGTTACGACTGATGGCTTTTTGTACCCAAATGAAGTCCTTGAAGAGAAGGGCCTGATGAGTAAAAAAGGCTTTCCTGAGTCCTATGATATTAAGCGCTTGGTGAAGTTTGTTTCCGACGTCAAAGCATGCAAACGTAACGTGCAAGCTCCTGTCTATTCACACCTAACCTATAACATCACAGATGAAGTAAAAGAAGTCGACCTTCCGGATGTTTTGATCATTGAAGGGTTGAACGTGTTACAGAGTGGTATGAACTACCCACATGAGCCGCATCGTGTCTTTATCTCAGACTTCCTCGATTTCTCACTCTATGTCGACGCAGACAGTTCGCAAATCCAAGAGTGGTATGTAAATCGATTTATGAAGTTCCGTGAGGGTGCATTTGCCAAACCAGGTTCTTACTTTAGTCACTACACTCTGCTCAATGACCAAGAAGCTGTCGATAAAGCCCAGAATATCTGGAAGTCGATTAATGGTCTCAACTTAGAGCAGAATATTTTGCCGACTAGAGAAAGAGCGCACCTTATTCTACGTAAGGGCGCTGATCATATGGTTGAAGAGGTCTTATTACGCAAGTAGTAGCCGAGCTGTAATAGATAGGGTATCGATTAATCCGCTTTGCGCAGTGAGATTTCACCACCAATATAGGCTTCAACACCATTTTCCGTTTCCAGTAAAACGGCACCCTGCTCATTAATGCCTTTAACTGTACCCTCTATCTCGCGCGGCCCAATAATCAGGCGTACTGAGCGCCCTAAAAAGTTATCTAATCGGTTCCAGCGTCCAACGAAGTCGGTCATTCCCTTGAGCTCATACTCATCGAGCGCTTTATACCAAGCATTAATCAACGCCTGTGCAAGCTCATTT
It encodes the following:
- the secE gene encoding preprotein translocase subunit SecE — encoded protein: MKANAETPDSSSAADTMKWIVAFVLLAAAVVGNYLYGELSVVIRAAGVVVLIAAALGVAATTTKGKAAIEFAKESRMEIRKVVWPTRQETMQTTLIVLAVSIVMALALWGIDGIMVRLVAFVTGV
- the tuf gene encoding elongation factor Tu, producing the protein MSKEKFERTKPHVNVGTIGHVDHGKTTLTAAICTTLAKVYGGEAKDFASIDNAPEERERGITIATSHVEYDTPSRHYAHVDCPGHADYVKNMITGAAQMDGGILVVAATDGPMPQTREHILLGRQVGIPYIIVFMNKCDMVDDEELLELVEMEVRELLSEYEFPGDDLPVIQGSALGALNGEKQWEDKIVELAEALDSYIPEPERAVDQPFLLPIEDVFSIQGRGTVVTGRIERGILRVGDEVEIVGIKETTMTTCTGVEMFRKLLDEGRAGENVGALLRGTKRDEVERGQVLSAKGSINPHTKFESEVYVLSKDEGGRHTPFFKGYRPQFYFRTTDVTGDITLPEGVEMVMPGDNVQMTVELIAPIAMDEGLRFAIREGGRTVGAGVVAKIFA
- the coaA gene encoding type I pantothenate kinase, with amino-acid sequence MSPFMSFDRERWSELRNLVPMTLSENDLKELQGINEKLTMEEAVEIYLPLSRLLNLYVAARQNRNSVLQQFLDKDEKAPPFVIGIAGSVAVGKSTTARLLKALLSRWDNHPKVELVTTDGFLYPNEVLEEKGLMSKKGFPESYDIKRLVKFVSDVKACKRNVQAPVYSHLTYNITDEVKEVDLPDVLIIEGLNVLQSGMNYPHEPHRVFISDFLDFSLYVDADSSQIQEWYVNRFMKFREGAFAKPGSYFSHYTLLNDQEAVDKAQNIWKSINGLNLEQNILPTRERAHLILRKGADHMVEEVLLRK